Within Pelotomaculum schinkii, the genomic segment TAAGCCCCCGGTATCCGAAACAATTACAGGGACCTGGGCGGCCATTGCTTCCAGCGCCACAATTCCAAAAGGCTCATAAAGGCTGGGGAAAACAGCGACATCTGCCAGCTTTAGATACTGGTTCCGCCTGGATTCATCCAGATAGCCAAGAAAGACCACCCGGTCATTCAGACCCAGTTCCCGAACTTTAGACCTGAGATAAGCTTCATAAGGGCCAATACCGCCCACCAGCAGCTTCAGCTCCGGTATGTGCGGCAGGAGCAGGGCAATGGCTTCAAGCAGTACCTGGACCCCTTTCTCTGGAACCAGGCGACCAATAAAGAAGACTGTTTTTTCACCGGACACAGTGTCGGGTTTGCCCGGCACCAACTGTTTGGGCCTGCCCAGATTGGACGGATCCACCCCGTTGGGAAGGACATGCACAATACTGCGGGGGACTTTGAACAGGGTGTTGACCTCATTGGCCATATAATTACTGCAGCAGATTACCCGTGTAGCCTGTAGGGCAAAGCGGGCGTCCAACTGGTGAATGCGCTGCTGAAGCTCATTATGGATGCCCCGGTTGCGACCGTATTCCGTGGCATGGATGGTCGCCACCAGGGGCAGCCCGTAGCGATCACGCAGTGTTATAGCCGCGTCCCCGACCAACCAGTCGTGCGCGTGGACCAGGTCAAACGGTTCTCCCCCCATAAGTTCGCCTGCCAGTTCAACCATCCCCACATTCAACTGCCCTACCCATTCCATGAAGTCCTTGGAAGTGAGCAGTGACTGGTCAACACGGTGGACATGGACACCCTCCAACAGTTGGTAAGATGGCGTCTCCGGCGCGGGGCAGGTGATCACATGGACATTCTGCCCGAGGCGGGCCAGCGCCCGCGAAAGGTCGTTGACATGACGAGCCAGACCGCCTACCGTACGAGGCGGAAACTCCCAGGAGAGCATCACTATTTTCAATGCTTCTCCTTTCTCACCGGAGCGTAAGTGTTTGACCCGGTAATGGCGGCTGTATATACTGTAATCCATTTCCGGAAAAATATTGTCTCTTTTTTCAAAATCCGCTAATTCGTCCTCGTTGATTTCTCCTTCACTGAGACGCAAAGCCAGGGTGTTAAAGCGGCCGATGTGATCGCTGATACGCTGCACGGCATACTGCACTGCAGTAGCTGTTTTTATTATAAAAGCCCAATCGCTGCTCTGTGCCAGGACCAGCTCCCGCGCGGCCTGGTTGAGCAGGCGCCGTACCGCTCCGCCGGCAGCCGGGTGGAGATCCGCCAGGTCTACCATAGCTGTTTCAGCACGGTGAATATGCCGGTAAATCCAGTCATTGGTGGGATTTAGCCATACCAGGTTGTAACCCCCTTCACCCCAGCTGGAGGCAGCCAGGTTCACCACCTGGTTATCCATATAATCGCCCAGGTAGTTAGCGGGGGTCGTCATCTTCACCCCATATTCCCCGGTATCGCAGGCGCGGCACAAGTTTTCCAGCCATATGGGACCCTCATACCACCAGTGGCCAAACAGCTCAGCGTCATAGGGTGCTACCACGATAGGCTTACGGTCCATCCGTCCGGACAGGTATTTTAACTGCTCCCCCCGGTTGAAAGCAAAATTGCGGGCGTCCATGTTTGCCCGTTGCTCAGCCAGACCTGGTTGATAGGACTCTTTATTGTGCCCCTTGCCGGTAATGCGATAGTATTTTATCCCGGTGTCACAGCGGATATTACCGCCAGGCAGGCAGGGAGCCAGGTAATCCAAGTCCAGGTCATAACCGATGTCCCGGTAGAACTCGCGGTAAAAGGGATTCCCGGGGTAACCGGTATCACGATCCCAGACCTGCTTTGAACTCTCCGGATCCCTTCCGAACGCCGCCACACCCGAGGGACAGTAAACCGGAGCGTGCACACCGTAGCGTGGAGAGGGGCTGGAGTTAGTAATACCGTGCGTTTCCACAAAAAAGTAGCGGATTCCGAATTCCTTCAAAATCTCATCAATGCCCGGCACATAACCACACTCCGGCAGCCACATGCCTGCCGGAGGCCTGCCAAAAAGCCTTATGTATTGTTCCACCCCAAGCTGCACCTGGGCTCTCCTGGCCTCCCGCGTCTGCATCAGCGGCAGGTAGCCATGTGTCGCGCAGGTGG encodes:
- a CDS encoding 1,4-alpha-glucan branching protein domain-containing protein is translated as MPDGYLAMVLHAHLPYIRHPEDPGIMEERWLFEAITECYLPLVQSFEKLVKDEVHFSITLSLSPPLVAMLNDHLLQERYLRHLDALIRLAEAEIYRNRDNTAFRDLAVMYFERLNVVRRLFEEDYGGNLLLPIQSLQALGVLEVITTCATHGYLPLMQTREARRAQVQLGVEQYIRLFGRPPAGMWLPECGYVPGIDEILKEFGIRYFFVETHGITNSSPSPRYGVHAPVYCPSGVAAFGRDPESSKQVWDRDTGYPGNPFYREFYRDIGYDLDLDYLAPCLPGGNIRCDTGIKYYRITGKGHNKESYQPGLAEQRANMDARNFAFNRGEQLKYLSGRMDRKPIVVAPYDAELFGHWWYEGPIWLENLCRACDTGEYGVKMTTPANYLGDYMDNQVVNLAASSWGEGGYNLVWLNPTNDWIYRHIHRAETAMVDLADLHPAAGGAVRRLLNQAARELVLAQSSDWAFIIKTATAVQYAVQRISDHIGRFNTLALRLSEGEINEDELADFEKRDNIFPEMDYSIYSRHYRVKHLRSGEKGEALKIVMLSWEFPPRTVGGLARHVNDLSRALARLGQNVHVITCPAPETPSYQLLEGVHVHRVDQSLLTSKDFMEWVGQLNVGMVELAGELMGGEPFDLVHAHDWLVGDAAITLRDRYGLPLVATIHATEYGRNRGIHNELQQRIHQLDARFALQATRVICCSNYMANEVNTLFKVPRSIVHVLPNGVDPSNLGRPKQLVPGKPDTVSGEKTVFFIGRLVPEKGVQVLLEAIALLLPHIPELKLLVGGIGPYEAYLRSKVRELGLNDRVVFLGYLDESRRNQYLKLADVAVFPSLYEPFGIVALEAMAAQVPVIVSDTGGLSEVVSHGMDGYKAPPGRPDLLAYYIREILINPGLARDLSRQAWKKVLTVYDWQSIALGTLEVYREAITSYSEAGQAG